The genomic region GGACAAACAGGACAACAAACCATGGCATTCGGTAGTAAATTTCTCTTAAAGATGTAAGAAGAGTGAAGGAAACGGCAAACAGAAAGCCGATTAGCATGTTTAGTAGAAGAGCTCCCATGAAATTAGGGAGAATCCTTTCTTCTTCCTTTTCAAAAAGCCGGTCTGCGACGTACCTTGTAAACAACAGTTGAAAGGCGCCAGAAAGTATAAGGCTGAAAGCAGTAATGTATGTTATAACTATCTGATACTGTCTTACTGTTTCGTGTTCGGCCGTTGTTCTTTCTGCTACAATTCCTGCCACTATTATACTAATAATTGATATTATCCATGGGCCGGCACTCAGAGAAGTTGAATACGTAAATGCGAGAAAAAGTGATGTCAGCCTATTTTCTTTCAGAATTTTTTTCAGTTCAAACGCTATGCCTGCCATGAATGAAGCTCCTGTAAAGTTTGCGATAGTTATTTAAAAACATCTGATAATCGTAAAATCTCTCTACCCTCTCTATGCCGGATTTCTGGTACTTTTTCCACAGGATTTTATTGTTTAAAAGCTCCACATACGCGTCTGCCAGTTCCCCGGGGTTAGCAACATGGCAGACCTCTCCCGCTTTTCCTATCTTTAAATCTTCACTGTTTAGTCCGCCATATATTAACTGTTTGCAGGAGCCAACATTGGTCGTTACGCAGGGCACGCCTGCAGCAAACGATTCAAGAACCACAAGAGGCATTCCTTCACTTATCGATGTGAGTGTTGTAAGCCCTATTCTGGGAAAGATGTTTTTAAGGTCTTGAAATCCAAGAAATTTAATGCTGTTTTCAAGGTTAAGGGCGTTAACAAGTTTTAAACATTCCTCATAATAATCAGGGTCTTCGTCAGTGGGGCCCACAACCCATCCCTGTGCTTCGGGCATTTTGTTAACAACTATTCTCATTGCTTTTATGAAGGTTTTTATGTCCTTTATAGGGACCACTCTTCCAATCAGACCGATTACCGGAGGCGGGTTTTGGGGTCGGGCTTTGCGTGCTTTCAGAAAGTTTTTTACCTTGACACCGTTAGGGATAACTTCTGTTTTTTCTTCCGGAGCTCCAAGGGCAATCTGAAGCTTTCTGGCATCCTCGAAAAGTGAAATAATAACATCAGCCGAATCGTAGCAGAAAGCCCCTATTCCCCGGAAAAAGCTTATCCACATTTTCTTCAGATGGTCTATTTCTCCAACTTCTTTCTGAAAGAAAAATCCTCTGTCGGAAATCCAATCGGCATTAACTATGTCTATTTTTCTTTCTCTGGTATATATTCCGTGTTCTGTCAATATAAAAGGAAGTTTTTTTTCGCTTTTTGCCATTGCAGAAAGGAAGCCTGCATATCCGGTAGATGGACTGTGGATAATTTTAGCTTCAGGTATATTTTCCATAATTGAAGCCACGCGCCATACTGGGTCATGGATGTTCCTTACTGTCCAGAAATAATCAATAAAGGGTACATCTCCTGCAAGTTCAAAGTAACTGTCTGCTATAAAATTCCATGCCTCTCTGCTGTAAAGAAACTCTTCTTCTGTTACCTCTTTTATGTAAAATTTCTGGCTTTTCCAGGTTTCAGGAAGCTCTTTCTCTCCGCTTCTTCTAAACCATTTGTGGAGTTCTTTAACCTTTTCCATTTTTTCGGAATCAGAATTAAGTATTCTCGGAGGAGGTTTTTCTTTATCACTGAATATAAAGTTTGCCGAGAGGTAGGTAAGGTTTTCCGGAAGTTTGTACTTTATATCACCGTAGTCTTCTTTTCTGCTTCCCAGGAAGATTACTCCAAAGTTGAATTCAGTTAGGCCTGTTATCAAACTGTGAATCCAGGAACTCACTCCGCCTTTTACATAGGGATAGGTTCCTTCCGCAACTATAAGTATGTCAGTTTCTCTATTTTTGTCTACTATTATCATTTCTTACCTGTCCAGAAAAGCTTCATAAAGTAAATTTCGGGGTGTAGAGGTGATTCAAGTATAGAAAAAAGCTCTTCAACCTTTTTGTAGTCCTTTTCGTAGAAAGCTATCTCTGCAAGGTAAGGAACAACTTTCATTTTCATTAGTTTGTCTCCCTGACTGAAAGCTGATGAGAGGAACTTTTTTGCCTTCTCTCTTTCCTTTAGTTTTAAATAAATTTTCCCTGCAAGGAGTTCTATTTCCGGCGTCGTATAAAGTTTAAGGGAATGCTGAATATGGTTGAGAGCTTCTTTTATAATAAACGGCATTAATTCTTTATCCGCAACACGCAGGTACACCATATCCCAGTATAAAGATGCAAGTTCAAAGTGAATCATTGCCTTTTCTCTGTCGTCCTCTGTCTTTTGCAGTTTTCCTTTCAGAAAAGATATCTTGTCGTCAATCTCTTTTTCAAGTTTTGAAAGAATAGCAAAAGCGTAAAGCCGGATTTCATCGTTATCTGAAAATAAAGCTGTTTTAGCAGCTTCTACTGTTTGGGGGTTTATAAAATTTCCCATAATTAATAATGCGTGTTCATTGTTTACTCTTTTGCTTTTTATAAGCTGAGTAAGGGCTGCTTCTCCAAGTTTTCTGCTTTTTACTTTTATTTTTTCCAGTGTAATGTCTCTTATCGGTAACTTTTTTGCTTTAATGGTGGTTTCCCTCTTAAAGCGTGCTACTATCACAAAAATTACTATTGAAAACAGACATCCGGCAACGGGAATAAGCAGATTAAACATGAGTACAGTTAAAATGTTGCGGAGGTTTCTCTTGAAGTTTCGGGGCATTAAGATTACGGTTATGATGGTTGCAATTACCGATATTATGATGTGTATAAAAAGCAGGTGTCGGGGAGAAAAAGTCAGCATTCCTTTTCCTCCCGGGTTCGGTCTGCCTCTTCCTTCAGGCTTTTGTATATTTCTCCATCAACTTTAATGAATTTTTCAGTAATTTTATTTTTAATTTCACTTCCAAAACGTCTCTTAAGCTCGTTTGAAATTCTGTTTGAAAAACCTTCAGCTGAGGAAAGGGAAGAAAGAGGTAGTAAGATGTAAACCATATAGCAGTTATTTACTTTATGATAAACCAAAAAATCAACTCCCCTGATTTTGTTCTGAATAAATTGAATTATGTCTTTAAGGTTTTCTGGAATTTTATACACAACCATGTAACTGTCTATTCCGAACTTTTCATAAAGAATTTTTACGGTCTGTACTTCAACTATAAAATCAACGGGGAGATATCTGAACTCATTTACAAGATCTTTTACCATTTCTGTTTTTTCCAGTTCTGCCATAAACCAGATTAGAGCCACGTTTATTGAAAGTATGTTGTCTGCATTAAGGTATCTGAATGGCAGGTCCTTGATTAGGAAGAATGCAATAATTTCGTCATCGTTAGAGATGTCAAATACCGGAACTACCGCGAGGTAATTTGATTGTGATGATGACGATGATAAAAATACCGTTCTTTCTTCTTCTATAGCTTCCCGTATTAGAGGATCATTCATGTCAAGTTTAACAGGTTCACCTATAGAAGCAGCTAATTTGAAATTCCCTTCGGGGGTTTTACAGTATAAGGTTCCCCTTCTTACAAAAAAAGCTTCACTTATAAGGTTCATTAAGTTTCCAAAGGCCTTTTCTCTGTTGTTTATTAGTTCCTTTTTAATTTTTTCAAGGACGGTTCTTATGCTTATTGGTTTTACAAGGTAGTGTTTTTCTAATTGATCGTGAGAAAGTTTGAGCAGTATAAAGTCATTTGTCTGCTTTCTCAGTTTTGATTTGAAGTAGGTGCTTTCTTCTTCAGACAATTCAATGCGTCTTTTCCAGTAAGAGAAAAATTCACCGGCTATAAGTACAAGCAACAGTGTCCAGAGAAGAAAGGAAAGAGGAAATTGAGGATATATGAACCTGAAAACGGGGACGGCTGCAACAAGGAAAACAAGACCGCCTGTAAGGCCGTAAAAAAGCGTTATTGTAAGCTCTAAAAGTACAAAGGGGTTTACTGTTGAGTGAATGAAAAGAGGGTCTTTGGGATTAAAATAGAAGCCGACGGCCGTAAGAATTATAAAGAAAAGGACTGCTTCACCGACAACAAATTTAATAGCAATATCTTTCTTTGCCATTAATTAAAACTCTCCATTTAAAAGTTCCTGGTAAAGAACACCTATTGATTTGTGTCCCCATGAGGTTCCAGAAACAGTCAGTGTTGAAGTTACATTTCCCGTTTTAAGGTTTTCAACATAAATTGTTACGCTGACGGCAGGTTCCCCATCTATTCCCGTTTTGTAGCGCCACTCGTTAACGTATCCTCCTATGGCGCAGGTGTATCCGCTTGTTTTAAGCTGTTGTTCCAGTTTTTTTATTTCTGTCGAGTCAAGATCTTTTTCTTTTAAGTCAAATGCTTTTGAAACTTCGTAACCCTTTGCTTTTAAAACACCAAAAGTAATTGAGGCGGCACTTTCACCGGCTAAAGGTGTTTCTGAGTAGTTTACAAAAGGCATGACTACACAGGTGGTGTTTTCAGAGATAATAACGGGTGTTTTGTTTATCTCTGTCATGCATCCGGAAAGCATAAAAACAGTAAGCAACCCCGCTAACGCAAGTTTTTTCATCTTTCCTCCTTTAATATATTTAGTTGCCAATTTTTATTTATGGATAGAATTATACTGAAAATTTCCAAATTTGCAATTAAATATCGCTAACGAATGGTTTTATTTGTTAAATAGGATTTAATCTCTTATAAGTCTTGTTTTTGATGGTAAAGCATGCTTTTTAAAAGAGAAGATTACCTGTATTTTTACCGATTATTTTAAGACCTTTTTCGGTTATTTTTCTTCCTCTGCTTGTTCTAACTATCAGTCCTAATTTAATGAGATAGGGTTCATGTATGTTTTCAAGCGTTTCTTTATCTTCATTTAGAGCAAGAGCAAGACTGTTAAGCCCTACAGGACCACCTTTGAATGTTTCAGCTATGGTTTTTAAAATCCTTCTATCCATTCTGTCAAGTCCGTTTTCATCTATTCCAAGTTCTCTCAATATTATGCGTATCTTTTCAATATCTATTACAGGCCATTCGTTAACAACAGAGAAATCTCTTACCCTTTTTAACATTTGATTTAATATCCTTGGCGTTCCTCTTGCACATTTTGAAAGCTCGTGAAGAGCCTCGTCTGTTAGATAAATGCCTAATTTTTCAGCGTTTTTTCTTCCTATCACTGCAAGTTCCTTCTCGGTATAAAGTTCAAGTCTGCATATTAATCCAAACCGGGAACGCAGCGGTGCTGTTAGAAGGTTAAGCCGTGTCGTGGCACCGATTAGTGTAAATTTTGGTAGCGTTATACTAAAACTTCTTGCTTTTAAACCTCCTCCTGATACAATATCAATTCTAAAATCTTCCATCGCTGAGTATAGTGTCTCTTCGATTTGTCTTGTGAGTCTGTGTATTTCATCTATAAAAAGTATGTCACCCTCCTGGAGAGAATTTATCAATGCTACGAGATCCCCTTTTTTTTCTATCATTGGTGCCGAAACCACTTTTATCTCTTTTGTCATTTCTCTTGCAATTATTGTTGCGAGGGTTGTTTTTCCTGTTCCGGGGGGACCGTAAAATAGTATGTGATCAAGTGTGGAGTTCCTCTTTTTTGCCGACTCAAGAGCTATACGTAGTAGCTTTTTAACCTTTTCCTGACCGGTAAACTCTTCTAATGATAAAGGCCTTAGCGGAGATCTATCCTCCAAATTTTCCTCCAGAGAGGAGTAATGTTAGTTTTTTGACTGCCTCTTCAAAGGTTAAGTTTTCTGTATCTATTTTTGATAGAATTTTAACGATTTCTCTTCTTGAATAGCCTAAGTTTTCAAGGACTTCTATTAATTCTCTTTCTTTTTTGTTTTCTTTTGTTTTGAGTTTTGAGGCAAGTTCAAATATGAGTCTTTCCGACAATTTTTTTCCAAGTCCCGGGACGGTTGAAAGCGTTTTGATGTCTTTCGTTTCCACAATTTTGGTAAGTTCCTGCTTTGAAAAGTGAGAAAGGATGTTAAGGGCTGTGCGGGAACCTATTTTAGGTATTCGTGTTAAGAGTTCGAAAAGTTTCCTCTCTTCTTCACTTTCAAATCCGTAAATAGCAGGGGTGCCTTCTGGTGGGAATATTACTTTTGTAAAGAAAAATGCCTCTTCACCAACTACTATTCTACTTAAGGTGGATAGGGGGACAAAGACTTTAATGCCAATGCCCCCACATTCTATAGATATACCGTCGGAGTATTTGAAGGCAACTTTCCCTTTTACAAAATCTAACATTCTTCTTCCAGTTTGAAGAATTTTTTGACTTTTGTCTCGTTCGGTGAAAGAATGACACCCCTTTCTGTAATTATTCCTGTTATGTTTTCGTGGGGTGTAACGTCAAAGGCAGGGTTTTTCACCTTCGCATGTTCCGGTGCTATTCTGCAGTCACTACAGTGGCAGTAAAGCACCTCTTCAGGAGGTCTATCTTCTATGGGAATTTCACTTCCTGTTTTTATAGAAAAGTCAAATGTTGAAGAGGGTGCTGCAACATAAAAGGGAATTCCATGTTCTTTTGCAAGTACAGATAGCGTGTATGTTCCTATCTTGTTTGCAGTGTCACCGTTAAGGGCTATTCTGTCAGCACCAACTATTATGCAGGTTATTTCGTCGTTTGCTATGAACCATCCTGCCATGTTGTCCGTTATTAGATAGTAGGGTATTCCTTCTTGCTGAAGCTCCCACGCTGTCAGTCTTGCTCCCTGAAGGTAAGGTCTTGTTTCGTCAACATATATGAGAATGTCTTTTTCCATTTCATACGCCGCTCTTATTACACCAAGGGCTGTCCCATATCCAGCAGTTGCGAGAGCACCTGTATTGCAGTGGGTGAGTATGGTTTCTTTGTTTCCTAATAGTTCTGCACCGTACATTCCTATCTTTCTATTTCTGTCTATGTCCTGGGTTTCTATATTTTTCGCTTCCGTTTCAAGGGCAAGAAGGATATCATTAATATTCTGGCCGGCGTCTATGATACTTTTCATTCTTTTGAGTGCCCAGAACAGGTTAACTGCGGTAGGCCTCGTCGTTGCTAATCTGTTGATTACAAGTTCTGCCAACATCTTGAATTCATTTACATCCTTTGCTTTTTGTGAAAGTTCTTTTGCACCTAAAGTAACACCGTAAGCAGCCGTAACGCCTATCGCAGGTGCTCCTCTTACTACCATATCCTCTATAGCTTTTGCTACATCTTCGTAAGTTTTACACGTTATCCATTCTTCCATATGAGGTAATTTCCTCTGGTCAAGGAGCAAAAGAGCATCACCTTCCCACTTTAAGGGTCTTATGTCTTTTATTTTTCTCATTCCCTTTCCTCCTTTTTCACTACAAGTACCGGGCATTTGGCTTTTCTAATTACAGCTTTAGTGGTGCTTCCAATTTCAAGAATTCTTTCAAGAAGTCCCTTTCCGTGATATCCAATTACTATAAGGTTACAGTTCTTTTCTTCAGCCGTTTTTACGATTTCCTCTTTTGGGTCGCCTACGGTCATAATCGTTTCGACCTTAAATCCTGCCCTTTCAAATTCGTGCTTTAATTGCTGGAGCTTTTCCTGGTGCCTGTCTAATATCGCTTTTTCAATTTCCGGAATGTGGGCGTATATGGCAGCAACGTCAAGTGCAAATGGATCGTCAAACTGTGGTAGGCTAAACTCCATAGGATGAATTACGTGAAAGATAATAACCTTTTCGGCGTTTGCTTCTTTCAATTTTAGCACGTACTTTTTTGCCACTTCTGCAAGGTCTGAAAAGTCTGTTGGATAAAGAATTGTTTTAAATACTGACATCCCTCTCCTCCTTTTTGGTGATTTCCCACAATTTTTCCATCTCTTCAATGCTCATTTCAGAAAGAGATTTTCCCTCTTTCTCAGCCAGCTCTTCCATTTTAGAAAACCTTTTTACAAATTTTTCGTTTGTTCTGTGAAGAGCAACTGCTGGATTGACCTGGAGAAACCTTGACAAATTAACAATTGCAAAAAGTAAGTCTCCTATTTCCTCTTCTATGTGCTCTTTGTTTCCTTTTGTTATTGCTCCTTCAACTTCTCTTAGTTCTTCCTTTATTTTTTTGATTACATCTTCTGCCTTTTCCCAGTCAAATCCAACTTTTGCTGCTCTTTTTTGAAGTTTCAAAGCTCTTTCGAGGGATGGTAATGATCTTGGTATTCCATCCAGCATAGATTTGCGGTTTTTACCTTCAGCTTTTTTAAATTCATCCCATGCTTTAAGAACGTCCTGAGCGTCTTTGATATCTTTTCTGTTACCGAATACGTGAGGATGTCGGAATATTAGCTTGCGACATATTTCATCCACAACATCGTCAATGGAAAATCTGTTTTCTTCTTTTGCAATTTGGGAATGGAAAACAACCTGTAACAGAATGTCGCCAAGTTCCTCTTTCATGTTTTCGTAATCTTTTTCTTTGACGGCGTCAATGTATTCATAAGTTTCTTCAAGAAGATACGGCAAAAGGGTTTCGTATGTTTGTTTTCTGTCCCAGGGACAGCCGTTTTTTGAGCGGAGTGTTTCCATGATTTTCACAAGGTCTTCAAATTTGTACATCTATCGCCTCCAGTTCGTAAGTTAATTATACCAGTGAAAAGTTGTAGAATTTAACTGAAACAAAACTTACTCAGGAGGAGGTTATGCCAAAGATAAGACTCGGCGTTAATATAGATCACGTCGCAACCATCAGGGAAGCCAGAAAAACGTTTGAACCAGATCCTGTTCACGCTGCGGTTATTGCAGACCTTGCAGGTGCAGACCAGATAACGCTTCATTTAAGGGAAGACAGAAGGCACATACAGGATAGGGATTTAAAACTTATAAAGGAAGTTATCCATTCAAAGATAAATCTTGAAATGGCAGCAACAGAAGAGATGGTGGAGATTGCCCTTTCAGTAAAACCTCATCAGGTTACGCTTGTTCCGGAAAAGAGAGAGGAGATTACGACGGAGGGAGGACTTGACGTTAAAGGTCAGAAAGACCGTATAAGGGATGTTGTTAAGCGCTTGAAAGCGGCTGGCATTGTTGTGAACCTTTTTATAGACCCGGATAAGGAGCAGATAGAAGCAGCGGCAGATGTGGGTGCCGATGCTGTCGAGCTTCATACAGGTGAGTATGCCAACGCGGTTAGTGAAGGGGAAAGAGAGAAAGAGCTTAGCAGGTTAAGAACCGCAGCAAAGTACGCTAAAGAATTGGAATTGAAGGTTTATGCTGGTCACGGTTTGACTTACAAAAATGTGAAACCTGTTGCTGAAATCGAAGAGATAGAAGAGCTTAACATAGGTCATTCTATCGTTGCAAATGCAGTTTTAAAAGGCCTTTCCGATGCCGTGAAAGAGATGAAAAGGCTTATCAACGAGGTGAGATGATTGTTTCCTGTGGCGTTGATATTGTCTCAAATAAGAGGGTAGAAGATGCATTAAAAAGGTGGGGAGACAGGTTTGTCAGGAAGGTTTTCCCTGAAGGTGTTGAGTATTGTTTTCAAAAGAGGCGCGGTGAGGTTGTAGGTTGTATTGCTGCACGATTTGCTTTAAAGGAGGCAATAATAAAAGCTTTTTCTCGCATAAATGTTCCAGTACGCTTTGAGGATATTGTTGTTTCAGGTGGTGGAAAACATCTTGATGTTAAGATACCTGTAAAGGGATATCGTATCCTTTTCAGTATTTCCCACGAAAAGGATTTTTCCGTAGCTTTTGTAAATGTGATAAGAGAGGAGGCTGATGAGTAAGAAGCTTGTTTCGATATATATAGAAGGAAGGAAGATAAAAGTTCCCGAAGGTTACACGGTTATAGAGGCTTTGTGGGATACCGGACACGATATAAAAAGAGGTGTCGGATGTCTTTCAGGATTGTGTGGTGCGTGTGCCATAGCTTACCTTGAGAAGGGGAGTAAAAGGGTAAAGTTCGGTCTTGGCTGTCAGACAATTGTAAAAGAGGGAATGAATATAACAGTTATGCCTTTTTTCCCTTCACGAACGGCTACCTACAACATCTCGGAGATGGAAAAGCCGATAGAAAAGTTAAGGGAAGTCTATCCCGAACTGGATATGTGTAAAAACTGCGGTTTCTGCACCGTTGCCTGCCCGGAGTGGATAAACGTATCAAAGGTTATGAAGCTTTTGAAAGAGGGAAGTTACGAAGAGGCCACGGAAATGATGTTAGACTGTATTCTGTGCGGTCTGTGTGCCTCAAGGTGTCCTTACGGTATAGCACCTCAGTTTATATCCCTCTTTGTTCAGCGGGCTATAAGCAGAGAGATGCCGTTTCCTGAAAATCTGAAGAAGCGCTTAAAAGAGATGGAAGAGATGAAGTATGACGAAGAGTGGGGAAAGATCCTTCAGATGAGTGATGAAGAGCTTGTAGAATTCTGTAAAAGGGTGAGAGAGGAGGTTTAATGTATTCCGGAAATCTTCTTGAAAGTATAGAACTTGTTGAAAAGACGAGAGAAAGCAGGAAAAAGCAGCAGTTGCTTCTTTTATGTGATGAGGAAAAAAGTCAGTTGCTATCTTCGTTTCATCCTGATTACAGGCTTTCAGGGTTTAGAACTTTGAGGGTTGGTGTTAACAAGGGTGATAGGACGGTTCATGAGATTGCTGATCTGCTTGAGGCTTTCAGCAGCTTTGATTATAGAGAAGTTAATCTTGAGAGTCCCGACATTGAGACGGACGTCCTTGTTCTCGGCGGAGGCGGTGCAGGAATAACTGCTGCACTCTTTGCCCATTCGGCAGGTGCAAAAGTTATCCTTGCCACAAAGTTGAGGCTCGGTAATTCCAACACGATAATGGCCCTCGGCGGAATGCAGGCAAGCGTTTCAGAGGATGATTCGCCGATTAGGCACTTTGCCGATACTATGGTTGCCGGTAAGTTTCAGGGGAGAAGAGAATTAGTTAAAGCGATGGTTGATGACGGTCCTTTAATTGTAAAGTGGCTTCTTGAGCTTGGAGTTAACTTTGACAGGGATGAAAAGGGAAATCTTCTTACAAAAAGGGCAGGTGGTTCAACGGCGCCACGTATTCTTTCCATAGGGGATTATACAGGACTTAACATAATAAAGATTTTGAAAGATGAAATAAGGAACAGACCAGATATAGAGATTTTAGAGTTTGCACCGGCTGTTGAATTAACGACTAACGAATTTGGTGAGTGTAACGGTGCAATACTGTTTGATCTTGAAAGGAAGCGGTTTGTTCTTGTTAAAGCTAAGTCTGTAATTCTCGCGACGGGGGGGTCCGGTCGGCTTCACATTCAGGGATTTCAGACTTCAAACAACTTTGGCGCGACAGGCGATGCGATAGTTTTAGCCTACAGGGCGGGTGCAAAACTTGAAGGGCTTGATTCATTCCAGTATCACCCGACGGGAATAGTTTATCCTGACCACATGGTAGGGGTTCTTGTTACAGAAGCTATTAGAAGTCTCGGTGCTCACCTTGTTAAC from Desulfurobacterium sp. TC5-1 harbors:
- the pelF gene encoding GT4 family glycosyltransferase PelF gives rise to the protein MIIVDKNRETDILIVAEGTYPYVKGGVSSWIHSLITGLTEFNFGVIFLGSRKEDYGDIKYKLPENLTYLSANFIFSDKEKPPPRILNSDSEKMEKVKELHKWFRRSGEKELPETWKSQKFYIKEVTEEEFLYSREAWNFIADSYFELAGDVPFIDYFWTVRNIHDPVWRVASIMENIPEAKIIHSPSTGYAGFLSAMAKSEKKLPFILTEHGIYTRERKIDIVNADWISDRGFFFQKEVGEIDHLKKMWISFFRGIGAFCYDSADVIISLFEDARKLQIALGAPEEKTEVIPNGVKVKNFLKARKARPQNPPPVIGLIGRVVPIKDIKTFIKAMRIVVNKMPEAQGWVVGPTDEDPDYYEECLKLVNALNLENSIKFLGFQDLKNIFPRIGLTTLTSISEGMPLVVLESFAAGVPCVTTNVGSCKQLIYGGLNSEDLKIGKAGEVCHVANPGELADAYVELLNNKILWKKYQKSGIERVERFYDYQMFLNNYRKLYRSFIHGRHSV
- a CDS encoding PelD GGDEF domain-containing protein; this translates as MAKKDIAIKFVVGEAVLFFIILTAVGFYFNPKDPLFIHSTVNPFVLLELTITLFYGLTGGLVFLVAAVPVFRFIYPQFPLSFLLWTLLLVLIAGEFFSYWKRRIELSEEESTYFKSKLRKQTNDFILLKLSHDQLEKHYLVKPISIRTVLEKIKKELINNREKAFGNLMNLISEAFFVRRGTLYCKTPEGNFKLAASIGEPVKLDMNDPLIREAIEEERTVFLSSSSSQSNYLAVVPVFDISNDDEIIAFFLIKDLPFRYLNADNILSINVALIWFMAELEKTEMVKDLVNEFRYLPVDFIVEVQTVKILYEKFGIDSYMVVYKIPENLKDIIQFIQNKIRGVDFLVYHKVNNCYMVYILLPLSSLSSAEGFSNRISNELKRRFGSEIKNKITEKFIKVDGEIYKSLKEEADRTREEKEC
- the ruvB gene encoding Holliday junction branch migration DNA helicase RuvB codes for the protein MEDRSPLRPLSLEEFTGQEKVKKLLRIALESAKKRNSTLDHILFYGPPGTGKTTLATIIAREMTKEIKVVSAPMIEKKGDLVALINSLQEGDILFIDEIHRLTRQIEETLYSAMEDFRIDIVSGGGLKARSFSITLPKFTLIGATTRLNLLTAPLRSRFGLICRLELYTEKELAVIGRKNAEKLGIYLTDEALHELSKCARGTPRILNQMLKRVRDFSVVNEWPVIDIEKIRIILRELGIDENGLDRMDRRILKTIAETFKGGPVGLNSLALALNEDKETLENIHEPYLIKLGLIVRTSRGRKITEKGLKIIGKNTGNLLF
- the ruvA gene encoding Holliday junction branch migration protein RuvA, producing the protein MLDFVKGKVAFKYSDGISIECGGIGIKVFVPLSTLSRIVVGEEAFFFTKVIFPPEGTPAIYGFESEEERKLFELLTRIPKIGSRTALNILSHFSKQELTKIVETKDIKTLSTVPGLGKKLSERLIFELASKLKTKENKKERELIEVLENLGYSRREIVKILSKIDTENLTFEEAVKKLTLLLSGGKFGG
- the mtnA gene encoding S-methyl-5-thioribose-1-phosphate isomerase — translated: MRKIKDIRPLKWEGDALLLLDQRKLPHMEEWITCKTYEDVAKAIEDMVVRGAPAIGVTAAYGVTLGAKELSQKAKDVNEFKMLAELVINRLATTRPTAVNLFWALKRMKSIIDAGQNINDILLALETEAKNIETQDIDRNRKIGMYGAELLGNKETILTHCNTGALATAGYGTALGVIRAAYEMEKDILIYVDETRPYLQGARLTAWELQQEGIPYYLITDNMAGWFIANDEITCIIVGADRIALNGDTANKIGTYTLSVLAKEHGIPFYVAAPSSTFDFSIKTGSEIPIEDRPPEEVLYCHCSDCRIAPEHAKVKNPAFDVTPHENITGIITERGVILSPNETKVKKFFKLEEEC
- a CDS encoding universal stress protein is translated as MSVFKTILYPTDFSDLAEVAKKYVLKLKEANAEKVIIFHVIHPMEFSLPQFDDPFALDVAAIYAHIPEIEKAILDRHQEKLQQLKHEFERAGFKVETIMTVGDPKEEIVKTAEEKNCNLIVIGYHGKGLLERILEIGSTTKAVIRKAKCPVLVVKKEERE
- the mazG gene encoding nucleoside triphosphate pyrophosphohydrolase; this translates as MYKFEDLVKIMETLRSKNGCPWDRKQTYETLLPYLLEETYEYIDAVKEKDYENMKEELGDILLQVVFHSQIAKEENRFSIDDVVDEICRKLIFRHPHVFGNRKDIKDAQDVLKAWDEFKKAEGKNRKSMLDGIPRSLPSLERALKLQKRAAKVGFDWEKAEDVIKKIKEELREVEGAITKGNKEHIEEEIGDLLFAIVNLSRFLQVNPAVALHRTNEKFVKRFSKMEELAEKEGKSLSEMSIEEMEKLWEITKKEERDVSI
- a CDS encoding pyridoxine 5'-phosphate synthase codes for the protein MRLGVNIDHVATIREARKTFEPDPVHAAVIADLAGADQITLHLREDRRHIQDRDLKLIKEVIHSKINLEMAATEEMVEIALSVKPHQVTLVPEKREEITTEGGLDVKGQKDRIRDVVKRLKAAGIVVNLFIDPDKEQIEAAADVGADAVELHTGEYANAVSEGEREKELSRLRTAAKYAKELELKVYAGHGLTYKNVKPVAEIEEIEELNIGHSIVANAVLKGLSDAVKEMKRLINEVR
- a CDS encoding 4'-phosphopantetheinyl transferase superfamily protein produces the protein MIVSCGVDIVSNKRVEDALKRWGDRFVRKVFPEGVEYCFQKRRGEVVGCIAARFALKEAIIKAFSRINVPVRFEDIVVSGGGKHLDVKIPVKGYRILFSISHEKDFSVAFVNVIREEADE
- a CDS encoding 4Fe-4S dicluster domain-containing protein — its product is MSKKLVSIYIEGRKIKVPEGYTVIEALWDTGHDIKRGVGCLSGLCGACAIAYLEKGSKRVKFGLGCQTIVKEGMNITVMPFFPSRTATYNISEMEKPIEKLREVYPELDMCKNCGFCTVACPEWINVSKVMKLLKEGSYEEATEMMLDCILCGLCASRCPYGIAPQFISLFVQRAISREMPFPENLKKRLKEMEEMKYDEEWGKILQMSDEELVEFCKRVREEV
- a CDS encoding FAD-binding protein, whose protein sequence is MYSGNLLESIELVEKTRESRKKQQLLLLCDEEKSQLLSSFHPDYRLSGFRTLRVGVNKGDRTVHEIADLLEAFSSFDYREVNLESPDIETDVLVLGGGGAGITAALFAHSAGAKVILATKLRLGNSNTIMALGGMQASVSEDDSPIRHFADTMVAGKFQGRRELVKAMVDDGPLIVKWLLELGVNFDRDEKGNLLTKRAGGSTAPRILSIGDYTGLNIIKILKDEIRNRPDIEILEFAPAVELTTNEFGECNGAILFDLERKRFVLVKAKSVILATGGSGRLHIQGFQTSNNFGATGDAIVLAYRAGAKLEGLDSFQYHPTGIVYPDHMVGVLVTEAIRSLGAHLVNAKGERFINELETRDVVAAAMIKECEEGRGVETPSGRIGVWLDTPVIEEKHGKGFLKKKFPALFRMFMRVKINIEKQPLLVYPTLHYQNGGILIDEKGETTVKNLFVAGEAAGGIHGKNRLMGNSLLDIFVFGRRAGLAAARRKYSEPGRQTLSHLERYYQELKSLRITTVAKTPRIFQEYIVGD